One part of the Aricia agestis chromosome Z, ilAriAges1.1, whole genome shotgun sequence genome encodes these proteins:
- the LOC121738794 gene encoding uncharacterized protein LOC121738794: MYPGIPLVFNLQTKTFVLNMARFLALSMVLATTIAIATVESRSTAVEVSSVDKQFMPRCWNNSLSGISCANMLTNSPDRLYPHPHDCQIFYVCLTPQLPPICLECPLDLYFDAKKNICDYPENVSCTA, encoded by the exons ATGTATCCAGGTATCCCTCTTGTCTTCAACCTGCAAACGAAAACTTTTGTCCTCAACATGGCTCGTTTCCTTGCATTGTCTATGGTGCTGGCGACAACCATCGCTATTGCCACCGTTGAAAGTCGCTCTACAGCTGTTGAAGTGTC GTCAGTGGACAAGCAGTTCATGCCTCGTTGTTGGAATAACTCACTGTCCGGCATATCGTGTGCTAACATGTTGACCAACTCTCCCGACAGACTGTACCCTCATCCTCACGACTGCCAAATTTTCTACGTCTGTCTCACACCGCAACTGCCACCAATATGCCTCGAATGCCCTCTGGATTTGTACTTTGACGCCAAAAAGAATATTTGCGACTACCCCGAAAATGTTAGCTGTACCGCCTAA